The Metabacillus sediminilitoris genome window below encodes:
- a CDS encoding putrescine aminotransferase, whose product MGTNLENKQEEIQEQNVNNYIKQVLNLIEKDQVTEDEAKWITKETVNNFREHVNPGFLEYRKTVTKDGQFAAVEWSDEGSCFKDVNGKKYIDCLGGFGIYNVGHRNKKVVKAVTDQLKRQALHSQDLLDPLRAILAKILADITPGDLKYSFFTNSGTESVEAALKLAKMYSDRSTFISTTRSFHGKSLGSLSGTAKGMFRKPFLPLIPGFRHVPFGDIDMMRKTFETSALVGEDVAAVILEPIQGEGGIILPPEGYLKQVRDLCDQYDALLIFDEVQTGMGRTGKMFCAEVYNVVPDILCLAKAFGGGVMPAGAVVGKEKVFKSWFDNPFMHTTTFGGNPLACAAAIATIDVLLEEDLPSRAAEVGEYFLQGLKDAAVGHEDKVMEIRGKGLMIGIEFHKDEVGYEVSKALFDRGILVAGTLVNSKTIRIEPSLTISYEEVNTVINAFKEVLPTVK is encoded by the coding sequence ATGGGTACAAATCTAGAGAATAAACAAGAAGAAATACAGGAACAAAATGTTAATAATTATATTAAACAAGTTTTAAACTTAATTGAGAAAGATCAGGTAACAGAGGATGAAGCGAAGTGGATTACAAAGGAAACAGTTAACAACTTTCGTGAGCATGTTAATCCAGGTTTTTTAGAATATCGAAAAACAGTAACGAAAGATGGTCAATTTGCGGCTGTTGAATGGTCTGACGAGGGTTCGTGTTTTAAAGATGTCAACGGAAAAAAATATATTGATTGTCTTGGCGGCTTTGGTATTTATAATGTTGGCCACCGTAATAAGAAGGTAGTTAAAGCAGTTACTGATCAATTAAAACGTCAAGCGCTCCATAGTCAAGATTTGTTAGATCCACTTCGTGCGATACTGGCAAAAATTTTAGCAGATATCACACCAGGAGATTTAAAATATTCTTTCTTTACAAATAGTGGAACGGAAAGTGTTGAAGCCGCTTTAAAGCTTGCAAAAATGTATAGTGACCGTTCAACATTTATTTCGACAACTCGCTCCTTCCATGGAAAGAGTCTAGGTTCACTATCTGGAACAGCAAAAGGGATGTTCCGCAAGCCGTTTCTTCCATTAATACCTGGTTTTCGTCATGTACCATTTGGCGACATTGACATGATGAGAAAGACATTCGAAACAAGTGCTTTAGTCGGTGAGGATGTTGCAGCCGTTATTTTAGAGCCAATTCAAGGGGAAGGTGGTATTATCTTGCCGCCAGAAGGTTACCTCAAGCAAGTTAGAGATTTATGTGATCAATATGATGCACTGCTGATTTTTGACGAAGTACAAACAGGTATGGGCCGTACAGGGAAAATGTTCTGTGCAGAAGTATATAATGTTGTTCCTGATATTCTTTGTCTAGCGAAAGCATTTGGAGGTGGTGTCATGCCTGCTGGTGCAGTAGTGGGTAAAGAAAAAGTATTCAAGAGCTGGTTTGATAATCCATTTATGCACACTACAACATTCGGCGGAAATCCACTTGCATGTGCTGCAGCGATTGCAACGATTGATGTCTTACTAGAAGAAGATTTACCATCTCGAGCTGCAGAAGTCGGTGAATATTTCTTACAAGGACTTAAAGATGCTGCAGTAGGTCATGAAGATAAAGTGATGGAGATCCGAGGAAAGGGATTAATGATTGGAATTGAATTTCATAAGGATGAGGTAGGGTACGAGGTTTCCAAGGCGTTGTTTGATAGAGGAATTCTTGTAGCCGGAACACTAGTAAACTCAAAAACAATTCGGATAGAGCCTTCTCTAACGATTAGTTATGAAGAAGTAAATACCGTTATAAATGCATTTAAAGAAGTATTACCGACTGTAAAATAA
- the gabT gene encoding 4-aminobutyrate--2-oxoglutarate transaminase yields the protein MKDFVTLNTAIPGPKSQSLLERRQRVVPKGISNGCPAFVSKAKGALVEDIDGNTFIDFAGAIGTINVGHSHPQVVKALQEQAENFIHTGFNVMMYESYIELAERLTELAPGEFSKQAAFFNSGAEAVENAVKIARKYTKRQGVVSFTRGFHGRTLMTMTMTSKVKPYKYGFGPFAPEVYKAPYPYVYRRPEEMNEEQYSQFMIQQFEQFLVSEVAPETIAAVVMEPVQGEGGFIVPDKAFVQRVYEICKENGIVFVADEIQTGFGRTGGYFAIEHFGVTPDLITISKSMGAGMPISGVIGREEIMRVSEPGELGGTYAGSPLGCQAALAVLDIIEKENLNNRAQVIGQKVMDKFQQLSDRFEQVDGIRGLGAMCALEIVKDKNSKTPDKETTGRIVKEATNRGLLLLSAGVFGNVIRILMPLTISDEQLDEGLSILEDATEAVLAPQYI from the coding sequence ATGAAAGATTTTGTAACTTTAAATACCGCAATACCTGGGCCGAAGTCTCAAAGTCTATTGGAAAGAAGACAAAGAGTCGTGCCGAAAGGGATAAGCAATGGATGCCCCGCTTTTGTTAGTAAGGCAAAAGGTGCACTTGTTGAAGATATCGATGGGAATACATTTATTGATTTTGCCGGTGCTATTGGAACAATCAATGTTGGACATTCGCATCCACAAGTAGTAAAAGCTCTGCAAGAACAAGCTGAGAATTTTATTCATACGGGCTTTAATGTCATGATGTATGAATCCTATATTGAATTGGCTGAAAGACTAACTGAGCTTGCTCCAGGAGAATTCTCTAAACAAGCAGCTTTTTTTAATAGTGGTGCTGAAGCTGTTGAAAACGCAGTGAAAATTGCCCGGAAGTATACAAAAAGACAAGGTGTTGTTTCTTTTACAAGAGGTTTTCATGGACGAACGTTAATGACGATGACAATGACGAGTAAAGTAAAACCTTACAAATATGGATTTGGACCTTTTGCTCCAGAAGTGTATAAAGCCCCATATCCATATGTATATCGCAGACCAGAAGAAATGAACGAAGAACAGTACAGTCAATTTATGATTCAGCAATTTGAGCAATTTTTAGTTTCAGAGGTTGCCCCTGAAACGATTGCAGCCGTTGTTATGGAACCAGTGCAAGGTGAAGGTGGCTTTATCGTTCCTGACAAAGCTTTTGTACAACGAGTTTATGAAATTTGTAAAGAAAACGGTATCGTTTTTGTTGCTGATGAAATCCAAACGGGTTTTGGTCGTACTGGCGGCTATTTTGCCATAGAGCATTTTGGTGTAACACCTGACCTTATTACAATCTCGAAGTCTATGGGCGCAGGGATGCCAATAAGTGGTGTTATTGGAAGAGAAGAAATAATGCGCGTTTCTGAACCAGGGGAACTCGGAGGAACATATGCGGGAAGCCCGCTAGGATGTCAAGCAGCACTTGCGGTACTTGATATTATTGAAAAAGAAAACCTAAATAACCGAGCGCAAGTGATCGGTCAAAAGGTAATGGACAAGTTTCAGCAATTGTCTGACCGTTTTGAGCAGGTTGATGGTATTCGGGGTCTTGGTGCAATGTGTGCTTTAGAGATTGTAAAAGATAAAAATAGTAAAACACCAGATAAAGAAACTACAGGGAGAATTGTAAAGGAAGCAACGAACAGAGGGCTTCTTTTATTAAGTGCAGGTGTATTTGGCAATGTAATTCGTATTTTAATGCCTCTTACTATCTCAGATGAGCAGCTCGATGAAGGACTATCAATTTTAGAAGATGCCACAGAAGCAGTTCTTGCACCACAATATATTTAA
- a CDS encoding NAD-dependent succinate-semialdehyde dehydrogenase: MYIDGKWVGNECQEFAEVINPATNEVVGIIPKGGANEAKQAVDAAHRAFKVWSKKTAEERGQLLMKWFHLIDDNKEEIGRIMTLEQGKPVKEAVGEVMYANSFISWYAEEGKRIYGETIPASHPHKRILVRKEPVGVIAAITPWNFPAAMITRKVAPALAAGCTAVVKPAQQTPLTALKLAELADKAGIPKGVLNIVTGKAKEIGDAWLNDARVRKITFTGSTEVGKVLMRAAAENVKKISLELGGNAPFIVMDDADLEKAAIGLVNSKFRNAGQTCICTNRIYVHEAVADQFVEMFKNELAKLKVGNGLVEGIDIGPLIDQAAVDKVKTLIDDAVVHGGKIVYGEENPVIGEGFYYNPTIITNVNDQMLCVSEEIFGPLAPIATFKTEQEVIERANHTNYGLAAYVYTENLSCAFRISEELEYGIIGLNDGLPSAAQAPFGGYKESGLGREGGHHGIEEYLEVKYISIALNN, encoded by the coding sequence ATGTATATAGATGGGAAATGGGTAGGGAATGAGTGTCAGGAATTTGCAGAAGTAATAAATCCTGCAACGAATGAAGTGGTTGGAATCATTCCAAAAGGTGGAGCCAATGAGGCTAAACAAGCAGTTGATGCCGCTCATCGAGCTTTTAAAGTATGGTCAAAAAAAACAGCTGAAGAACGCGGTCAACTTTTAATGAAATGGTTTCACTTAATTGATGATAATAAGGAAGAAATAGGAAGGATCATGACATTAGAGCAGGGGAAGCCGGTAAAAGAGGCTGTCGGTGAGGTAATGTATGCAAATAGTTTTATCTCTTGGTACGCAGAAGAGGGAAAGCGGATTTATGGAGAGACGATTCCAGCTTCACACCCTCATAAGCGAATACTTGTCCGTAAAGAACCAGTTGGGGTCATTGCAGCGATTACACCTTGGAATTTCCCAGCTGCGATGATTACGCGAAAAGTAGCGCCAGCACTTGCAGCAGGGTGTACAGCTGTCGTCAAACCCGCACAACAAACCCCGCTAACTGCTTTAAAATTAGCAGAGTTAGCAGACAAGGCTGGCATTCCAAAAGGTGTTTTGAACATTGTAACAGGTAAGGCGAAGGAGATTGGGGATGCATGGTTAAACGATGCTCGTGTTAGAAAAATTACGTTTACAGGATCTACAGAAGTTGGAAAAGTATTAATGAGAGCTGCTGCCGAAAACGTGAAAAAAATTTCTCTCGAATTGGGAGGAAATGCTCCGTTTATAGTGATGGATGATGCTGATTTAGAGAAAGCAGCTATAGGATTAGTTAATTCGAAGTTTCGAAACGCAGGCCAAACATGTATATGTACAAATAGAATTTATGTACATGAAGCAGTTGCAGACCAATTTGTGGAAATGTTTAAAAACGAGCTTGCAAAACTTAAGGTAGGTAACGGGCTTGTAGAAGGAATTGATATTGGGCCATTAATTGATCAAGCAGCAGTAGATAAAGTGAAAACTCTAATTGATGATGCAGTAGTGCATGGTGGGAAAATAGTTTATGGTGAAGAAAATCCCGTAATTGGTGAAGGTTTTTACTATAATCCGACTATTATTACGAATGTTAATGATCAAATGTTATGTGTAAGTGAAGAAATATTTGGACCGCTCGCACCGATTGCAACATTTAAAACAGAGCAAGAAGTGATTGAGAGGGCGAATCATACAAATTATGGACTTGCTGCTTATGTATATACCGAAAATCTTAGCTGTGCTTTCCGCATCAGTGAAGAACTTGAATATGGGATCATCGGTCTGAACGATGGATTACCTTCAGCTGCACAAGCGCCTTTTGGAGGTTATAAAGAAAGTGGGTTAGGAAGAGAAGGCGGCCATCACGGGATTGAAGAATACCTTGAAGTAAAATATATTTCGATTGCTTTAAACAATTAA
- the pdxS gene encoding pyridoxal 5'-phosphate synthase lyase subunit PdxS — protein MSIGTDRVKRGMAEMQKGGVIMDVVNAEQAKVAEEAGAVAVMALERVPADIRAAGGVARMADPTIVEEVMNAVSIPVMAKARIGHIVEARVLEAMGVDYIDESEVLTPADEEYHLLKSEFTVPFVCGCRDLGEATRRIAEGASMLRTKGEPGTGNIVEAVRHMRKVNAQIRKVANMSNDELMTEAKNLGAPFELLLQIKREGRLPVVNFAAGGVATPADAALMMQLGADGVFVGSGIFKSENPAKFARSIVEATTHYQDYELIAKLSKGLGTAMQGIEISTILPEHRMQERGW, from the coding sequence GTGAGTATAGGTACTGATCGAGTAAAACGCGGCATGGCAGAAATGCAAAAAGGCGGCGTTATTATGGATGTTGTAAACGCGGAACAAGCAAAAGTTGCTGAGGAAGCTGGTGCAGTTGCAGTTATGGCATTGGAGCGAGTTCCTGCCGATATTCGCGCTGCTGGTGGAGTTGCGCGTATGGCAGATCCTACAATTGTTGAGGAAGTAATGAACGCAGTTTCTATTCCAGTTATGGCAAAAGCTAGAATAGGACATATTGTGGAGGCGCGTGTACTTGAAGCAATGGGTGTTGATTATATTGATGAAAGTGAAGTATTAACACCAGCAGATGAAGAATATCATCTTTTAAAAAGTGAGTTCACTGTACCATTCGTATGTGGTTGCCGTGACCTAGGAGAAGCAACCCGTCGTATTGCAGAAGGTGCATCAATGTTAAGAACAAAAGGTGAACCAGGAACAGGAAACATTGTTGAAGCTGTTCGCCATATGCGTAAAGTGAATGCACAAATTCGCAAAGTTGCAAATATGAGTAATGATGAGTTAATGACTGAAGCAAAAAATCTTGGAGCACCTTTTGAGCTTTTACTTCAAATCAAGCGTGAAGGAAGACTTCCGGTCGTTAATTTTGCAGCAGGAGGTGTTGCAACTCCTGCCGATGCCGCATTGATGATGCAATTGGGAGCTGATGGCGTGTTTGTTGGATCGGGTATTTTTAAATCAGAAAATCCTGCAAAATTTGCACGTTCTATTGTAGAAGCTACAACGCATTATCAAGATTATGAGTTAATTGCTAAGCTTTCCAAAGGACTTGGAACAGCTATGCAAGGAATTGAAATTTCAACTATATTACCAGAGCATAGGATGCAAGAGCGAGGCTGGTAA
- a CDS encoding carbon-nitrogen hydrolase, with protein MSKVKVGLIQIHCGEYIEENIQKTIEKIKETVHKGAQIVCLQELFSSQYFPQTVNVENYDLAEDVDSGTLAEMGELAKKLGIVLIVPFYERAGAGIYFNSAAVFDADGECLGITRKNHIPDGPQYHEKYYFVPGNTGYPVYETAYGKIGIGICWDEWFPEVARILSLQGAEILFYPSAIGSEPDHPELSTRSSWEKAISAHGISNGVFVAATNRVGQEKDMNFYGGSFISDTLGNILASLDDEEGIIVQEIDLKEIENTRKILQFFRDRRVDTYAPLLQKEMLPTPSTVKKRTNKALLANE; from the coding sequence ATGTCAAAAGTAAAAGTTGGTCTTATTCAAATTCATTGCGGGGAATATATTGAGGAAAATATTCAAAAAACGATAGAGAAAATTAAAGAAACGGTACATAAAGGGGCACAAATTGTTTGTTTACAGGAATTATTCTCTTCACAGTATTTTCCGCAAACGGTAAACGTGGAAAATTATGATTTAGCAGAAGATGTAGATAGTGGCACATTAGCCGAAATGGGTGAATTGGCAAAGAAATTAGGAATTGTTTTGATTGTTCCTTTTTACGAAAGAGCAGGTGCTGGTATTTATTTTAATAGTGCAGCTGTATTTGATGCTGATGGAGAATGTTTAGGTATTACTAGAAAAAATCATATTCCAGATGGTCCGCAGTATCATGAAAAATATTATTTTGTTCCTGGCAATACTGGGTATCCTGTCTATGAAACTGCTTATGGAAAAATAGGGATTGGGATTTGCTGGGACGAATGGTTCCCTGAGGTTGCTCGAATTTTGAGCTTACAAGGGGCTGAGATATTATTCTATCCTTCTGCTATTGGTTCAGAGCCAGATCATCCTGAGTTATCTACACGATCATCCTGGGAAAAGGCAATTTCAGCTCATGGTATTTCTAATGGTGTATTTGTTGCTGCAACCAATCGAGTTGGTCAGGAAAAGGACATGAATTTTTACGGTGGTTCATTCATTAGCGATACATTAGGGAATATTTTAGCTTCACTTGATGATGAAGAAGGAATTATCGTACAAGAGATTGATTTAAAAGAAATAGAAAATACAAGGAAAATTCTACAATTCTTTAGGGACCGTCGTGTCGACACATACGCCCCTCTATTACAAAAGGAAATGCTTCCAACACCCTCTACTGTAAAAAAAAGAACAAACAAAGCTTTATTAGCTAACGAATAA
- a CDS encoding amidohydrolase: protein MVKADIILSSKYVFTGLQDEPIKATIAIKDNKIIEIGPKEEIWSLIGDQTKVFDMEEELIIPGFHDFHMHIMMGSILQKDSVKLFDATSEEEAAKIVAKFVETRPNDEWIFGVGWDHTKWKEKVLPHRTTLDKYIFDRPVLLFNAEVHYAWLNSKAIEMIQLTKDTPDPEYGEIGKDENGELTGLLFEHAIGYATEHAYKLPKEKRVQLFQDFLSETKRLGITSVNDLYGAKIAPNLLDDLEIFKEFDREGLLTTRIHFSPELKMDLAEAKELQINYQSDKLTFSGLKQFIDGVVTSHTAFLLDPYKDRPETKGGTTYPSETIKQLVKKADKEKFQIRFHAIGNGAVRLALDAFEEARNENGVRDARHVIEHVEVLHTDDVHRFKELGVIASFQPKHIELMESEAYTARISEEQKPLYYPIKTIVDTGAKAAFGTDFPVVPLNPMMGIYQAITRKDLNGKAWQKSEGVTLAQALKFYTATPAFGSFREKELGTLEAGKIADIVVLNKNLFNISTEEILETEVKMTIMDGKIIYENQVVPTV from the coding sequence ATGGTAAAAGCAGACATCATTCTTTCTAGTAAATATGTTTTTACGGGGCTGCAAGATGAGCCAATAAAAGCAACTATTGCTATTAAAGATAATAAAATTATTGAGATCGGCCCTAAAGAAGAAATATGGTCACTCATTGGAGACCAAACAAAAGTATTTGACATGGAAGAGGAACTAATTATTCCGGGATTTCATGATTTTCATATGCACATAATGATGGGTAGTATTCTACAGAAGGATAGTGTCAAATTATTTGATGCAACTTCAGAAGAAGAAGCAGCTAAAATAGTAGCTAAATTTGTAGAAACAAGACCTAATGATGAGTGGATATTTGGTGTAGGATGGGATCATACCAAATGGAAAGAAAAAGTTCTGCCACATCGAACCACATTAGATAAGTATATTTTTGATCGTCCAGTTTTATTATTCAATGCAGAAGTGCATTACGCATGGTTAAATAGTAAAGCAATAGAAATGATTCAATTAACGAAGGATACACCTGATCCTGAATATGGAGAAATTGGAAAAGACGAAAACGGTGAACTGACAGGCCTTTTATTTGAACATGCAATTGGTTATGCAACAGAACATGCATACAAATTACCAAAAGAAAAGCGTGTACAACTATTCCAAGACTTCCTAAGTGAAACAAAAAGATTAGGAATCACATCCGTTAATGATTTATATGGAGCTAAAATTGCACCAAACCTATTAGACGATCTTGAAATTTTTAAAGAATTTGATAGAGAAGGGTTACTTACAACTAGAATTCACTTTTCACCAGAGTTAAAAATGGATTTAGCTGAAGCAAAGGAATTACAAATAAATTATCAATCAGATAAGCTTACCTTTTCTGGATTAAAACAATTTATAGATGGTGTTGTAACCAGCCATACTGCGTTTTTGCTGGATCCGTATAAAGACCGCCCAGAAACAAAAGGTGGAACCACGTATCCATCTGAAACAATTAAACAATTAGTAAAAAAGGCCGATAAGGAAAAATTCCAAATTCGTTTCCATGCTATTGGTAACGGTGCTGTCCGCTTAGCATTAGATGCATTTGAAGAAGCGAGAAACGAAAATGGGGTAAGAGATGCTAGACATGTCATTGAACATGTTGAGGTATTGCATACGGACGATGTCCATCGCTTTAAGGAATTAGGTGTAATCGCTTCCTTTCAACCCAAACATATTGAATTAATGGAAAGTGAGGCATATACAGCTAGAATTAGTGAAGAACAAAAACCTCTCTATTATCCTATCAAGACAATAGTAGATACTGGTGCTAAGGCTGCCTTTGGTACAGATTTTCCGGTAGTACCTCTAAACCCTATGATGGGTATCTATCAGGCAATCACGAGAAAAGATTTAAACGGGAAAGCGTGGCAAAAGTCAGAAGGTGTTACATTAGCACAAGCATTAAAATTCTACACGGCTACACCAGCATTTGGGTCTTTCAGAGAAAAAGAATTAGGTACATTAGAAGCAGGAAAGATCGCGGATATCGTAGTGTTAAATAAAAATTTATTCAATATATCAACAGAGGAAATTCTTGAAACTGAAGTAAAAATGACGATTATGGATGGAAAGATTATATATGAAAACCAGGTCGTCCCAACAGTATAA
- a CDS encoding APC family permease, protein MENLKLKRSLTIFPLVLFGLAYMAPTTVFSTYGVVAEITKGMVPAAYIIALIGMLFTAYSYGQMVKAYPVAGSAYTYTRKALNPHIGFLVGWVILLDYLFLPMINGLLIAIYLNSYFPSIPFSVWLIGFLILITIVNVIGVKIATKINLLLVACQFLIIAIFTFLCIKGLLNGMGSGTLFMSSPFVNGDIPLSLVLAGSSILCLSFLGFDSVTTFSEETINPKKIIPKAIFLVALIGGGLFITISYLSHLVYPNFQSFKDSDSAALEIAIYVGGNLFQSIFLAGFITGGLASGLSSHASVSRLLYAMGRDGVLPKRIFGHIHPKFGTPTYNIILVGIFALSALFVDLVTASSFINFGALVAFTFVNISVISHYFIREKQRNGINTLKYLICPLIGVSFTIWLWTSLDSKALILGLGWFGIGFIMLLSTTKMFNKRPPELSIDRAEVNEIQT, encoded by the coding sequence ATGGAAAATTTAAAACTAAAACGTTCATTAACAATATTTCCTTTAGTATTATTTGGATTGGCTTATATGGCACCTACAACCGTGTTTTCCACTTATGGGGTTGTTGCGGAAATTACAAAAGGAATGGTACCAGCTGCTTATATAATAGCTTTAATTGGTATGTTGTTTACAGCATACAGTTATGGTCAAATGGTTAAAGCCTACCCTGTTGCTGGTTCTGCTTATACATATACTCGAAAGGCACTTAACCCTCATATTGGATTTTTAGTAGGTTGGGTTATACTATTAGACTATTTATTTTTGCCAATGATTAATGGTTTACTAATAGCTATTTACTTAAATTCTTACTTCCCATCCATTCCTTTTTCGGTATGGTTAATTGGTTTCTTAATTTTAATCACCATTGTAAATGTAATCGGAGTAAAAATAGCAACAAAGATAAATCTTTTATTAGTTGCCTGTCAATTCTTGATAATAGCTATATTCACATTCCTCTGTATTAAAGGGTTGCTTAACGGAATGGGTTCAGGAACATTATTTATGAGTTCTCCATTTGTGAATGGAGATATACCACTATCTTTAGTATTAGCAGGTTCTTCTATTTTGTGTTTATCTTTTTTAGGATTTGATTCTGTTACTACATTTTCAGAAGAGACCATTAATCCTAAAAAAATAATACCGAAGGCTATTTTCCTTGTCGCATTAATAGGAGGTGGTTTGTTTATCACCATCTCATACCTTAGTCACCTTGTTTACCCAAACTTCCAATCCTTTAAAGATTCAGATTCTGCTGCTTTAGAAATTGCTATCTACGTTGGGGGCAATTTATTCCAATCTATTTTTCTAGCAGGATTTATTACTGGGGGGCTAGCATCTGGTTTATCATCTCACGCAAGCGTTTCGCGACTATTGTATGCAATGGGAAGAGACGGAGTCCTTCCTAAGCGAATATTTGGTCATATTCATCCGAAATTTGGAACACCAACATACAATATTATCTTAGTTGGCATTTTCGCTTTATCTGCTTTATTTGTTGATTTAGTAACAGCATCATCCTTTATTAACTTTGGAGCGCTTGTTGCATTTACATTTGTTAATATTTCAGTTATTTCTCATTATTTTATTAGAGAGAAACAAAGAAACGGAATTAACACACTAAAATATCTAATTTGTCCACTGATTGGTGTTAGTTTCACAATTTGGTTATGGACTAGCCTCGATTCAAAGGCGCTTATACTCGGACTAGGATGGTTCGGAATTGGCTTCATCATGCTCCTCTCTACTACGAAAATGTTTAATAAACGGCCACCAGAGCTTTCTATTGATCGTGCCGAGGTAAATGAAATTCAAACATAA
- a CDS encoding LA2681 family HEPN domain-containing protein encodes MFNQIKQEYVSARFMVYDALSLNRD; translated from the coding sequence ATGTTTAATCAGATAAAGCAGGAATATGTATCTGCTAGGTTCATGGTGTACGATGCATTATCCTTAAATAGGGATTAA
- a CDS encoding LA2681 family HEPN domain-containing protein: protein MTDEEPFNLPLIGLYWLCKDIRKQKVIHHYIEQKIEHISRIRHHLEHRYLKVHDSLLYPNN, encoded by the coding sequence ATGACAGATGAGGAACCATTTAATCTTCCATTAATCGGTCTTTATTGGTTATGTAAAGATATTAGGAAACAAAAGGTAATTCATCACTATATAGAACAGAAAATTGAACATATCTCTAGAATTCGTCATCATTTGGAGCATCGATACTTAAAGGTTCATGATAGTCTTTTGTATCCCAATAACTAG
- a CDS encoding ATP-binding protein, whose translation MGYKQVWHKDNERLLHDILCFANTVHDRDCYIMVGISDDGKVIGLNGSSGTGETHAGVYDEEAHRPPR comes from the coding sequence TTGGGTTATAAACAAGTATGGCATAAAGATAATGAGAGGTTATTACATGACATTCTTTGTTTTGCAAATACTGTGCACGATAGGGATTGCTATATAATGGTTGGTATTTCAGATGATGGAAAGGTTATTGGGCTTAACGGGAGCAGCGGGACAGGTGAGACTCATGCAGGCGTTTACGACGAGGAGGCTCACCGCCCGCCCCGCTAA
- a CDS encoding magnesium transporter CorA family protein: MNNWKWYLYTKDDIDQFEIEHQQNKSSRDWLNDNIQNKSNILEIEKNEQDQDVIKGSLVYEQQFNDQHDQKIFHFYLSQDQLITVNLDFSIFTHSSEELMEKHIRHAKTAVDGFLLIIRELLREYLCRIDEFEGELRELIWDIHEKNNTNILERIYKRRHELLVWNNLLIPIKELVMAIDEVYFDELESNKLFTRTQKRLKRTLYLINEYEAELDSIINLEEVVSSHRGNEIMKTLTVMTAIFTPIMAWGALWGMNFKFMPELEWKYGYLMSIIIIIVSMIAIYMYLKMKGWMGDLLKSKKKGTFFK, from the coding sequence TTGAATAATTGGAAATGGTATCTTTATACAAAAGATGATATCGATCAGTTCGAAATAGAACATCAACAAAATAAAAGCAGTCGAGATTGGCTAAATGATAATATCCAAAACAAATCAAATATATTAGAAATTGAAAAAAATGAACAAGATCAAGATGTGATTAAAGGTTCCCTTGTGTATGAACAACAATTCAACGATCAACATGATCAAAAAATCTTTCACTTTTATCTTTCACAGGATCAATTGATTACTGTTAATTTGGATTTTTCGATATTTACGCATAGTAGTGAAGAGCTCATGGAAAAACACATTCGCCATGCAAAAACAGCAGTGGATGGCTTCTTGCTTATAATTAGAGAATTACTAAGGGAATACTTATGCAGAATAGATGAATTTGAAGGAGAGTTACGTGAACTAATTTGGGATATTCATGAAAAAAATAATACAAATATTCTTGAGAGGATCTATAAAAGACGTCATGAATTACTTGTATGGAATAACTTGCTCATCCCAATAAAGGAACTCGTGATGGCGATTGATGAAGTGTATTTTGATGAGCTGGAAAGCAATAAACTGTTCACTCGTACCCAAAAAAGATTAAAACGCACCTTATATTTAATCAATGAATATGAAGCTGAGCTCGATTCGATCATCAATCTAGAAGAAGTCGTTTCCTCACATCGGGGCAATGAAATTATGAAAACATTAACAGTTATGACAGCTATATTTACACCTATAATGGCCTGGGGTGCATTATGGGGAATGAACTTTAAATTTATGCCGGAACTAGAATGGAAATATGGATATCTTATGTCCATAATTATTATCATCGTGTCAATGATTGCCATCTATATGTATTTAAAAATGAAGGGCTGGATGGGTGATCTCTTAAAAAGCAAGAAAAAAGGGACATTTTTTAAATAA
- a CDS encoding GlsB/YeaQ/YmgE family stress response membrane protein, translated as MGFIWALIIGGIIGWLAGLIIGRDIPGGIIGNIIAGFIGAWLGSLLLGEWGPEAGGFYIIPALIGAIILVFIVSLILKNMRKHA; from the coding sequence ATGGGTTTTATTTGGGCTTTAATTATTGGAGGTATTATTGGATGGTTAGCAGGTTTAATTATAGGGCGTGACATTCCAGGTGGAATTATTGGTAATATTATTGCCGGATTTATTGGAGCTTGGTTAGGTTCATTATTATTAGGAGAGTGGGGACCTGAAGCAGGTGGTTTTTATATCATCCCAGCACTAATTGGTGCAATCATCCTAGTATTTATTGTTAGCCTTATTTTAAAAAATATGCGTAAACATGCTTAA